The genomic interval CTTTATTGAACTGAGACTCAATCATCAAATTTTTTCTACCATTATCGCTTCTTCCTAAAAAGACATCCAGCATATTCTGGCTGTCTATAGCTTTCTCGCTACTGCCTGTCAAACAAGCCAACGAAGCAAAAATATCAACTTGGGAAACAAGCGCTTCTGACACCTTTGGTCCTGTAATCCCCTTCCAATATGTTAACAAAGGCACTCTTGTTCCTGCCTCATAAAGACTATATTTTCCTCCTCTGAGGTCTCCAAAGGGTTTATGATCTCCTAACATTTCCACAGCATTATCATGATACCCATCATCCAGCACAGGACCATTATCGCTTGAGAAAATAATCAGGGTATTTTCCAAAACTCCTTCTTCCTTCAAAAGCTTCAAAATATCTCCAATGCACCAATCCGCTTCCAAAATAGCATCTCCTCGGGGCCCCATCCCCGATAAACCTTCAAAACGCGGGTGCGGAGTACGAGGCACATGAGGCTGGTGCATTGCATAAAAAAGAAAAAAAGGAGTATCTTGATTATCATTATTCAAAATAAAGTTTTCTGCCTCTTTGAGAAAATTATCAGCCAGATCATAATCATCCCAAATAGCCTCATCTCCTCCTTTCATATATCCTATTCTTGGAATTCCGTTCACAATGCTATTATTATGACCATGAGACCAATGCATGATCATTTTTTCAGGATGATCTTCTACATTGACGCAACCATCTATTTTTTTCTCATAATCCACATAAATCGGATTTTCTGAATTAAGATTGACAACCTCCCCATTTCGAATATATATGGTAGGCACTCTGTCTTGCGTAGCAGCCATGATATATGAGTAATCAAAACCCAGATCATTCGGGCTTGCTGTAAGTTTCGCATTCCAATCAAGGTCGCTATTGTCATCTCCTAATCCAAGATGCCACTTGCCTACAATTCCGGTACGATAACCTTGTTGCTTAAGCATTCGAGC from Aureibacter tunicatorum carries:
- a CDS encoding arylsulfatase — translated: MKKTTIFLLGTSFGLTMLDGAKAQKQIETPNILLIYLDDLGYGDMSAYGFSSLETPNMDKIANEGVRFVNGYATSATSTPSRYGLLTGIYPWRQSGVKILRGNDSMLIDKEQMTLARMLKQQGYRTGIVGKWHLGLGDDNSDLDWNAKLTASPNDLGFDYSYIMAATQDRVPTIYIRNGEVVNLNSENPIYVDYEKKIDGCVNVEDHPEKMIMHWSHGHNNSIVNGIPRIGYMKGGDEAIWDDYDLADNFLKEAENFILNNDNQDTPFFLFYAMHQPHVPRTPHPRFEGLSGMGPRGDAILEADWCIGDILKLLKEEGVLENTLIIFSSDNGPVLDDGYHDNAVEMLGDHKPFGDLRGGKYSLYEAGTRVPLLTYWKGITGPKVSEALVSQVDIFASLACLTGSSEKAIDSQNMLDVFLGRSDNGRKNLMIESQFNKAYRSEGWVLIPPHKGRNFLKKKGIETGISNEYQLYNIIKDPGQKLNLAKSKTKVLKKMINEYESLK